From a single Lineus longissimus chromosome 16, tnLinLong1.2, whole genome shotgun sequence genomic region:
- the LOC135500317 gene encoding uncharacterized protein LOC135500317, translated as MWLSRYRKMSVQMRELSVVREDSPVIEDLTNKDDDEIKSSPPPSPVQTTSFVETPEGALEIEEEHQEPWRRLLQPPDYILMQNDLPSTSYGLVSGRQRFGITKYSHPTLLKSFDASSDSSSCHYHWCYRPPIGSAGSNVSDDVFSVSPLGGGVKMVQFDDLYADSDSETLTTTKKKRRKSSSKSEDKLGSRDKLHKERARNRKNSTSSETKSRKHSSNSETRSRKHSNSSESRGRLYSTSSETKTRLCSSGSECDQTYRDKKRDIGGAVLSSSSSPSNSENCLYADAKMKRTISVSSVTSKRNSLAMDNNQNSLQRDVKYHEAKKLKLTSKRDEIVLVDTMMGSDDLKHLQEREKSSSKIDGVIFLYAFVTLFCFPLGVAAIVLRIFSRKRREDGNFVKSAKYRKAAKWSAIVGMALSTAIGLAAFMYYVVVPFVITIVTYLYLL; from the exons ATGTG GCTAAGTAGATATCGCAAGATGTCAGTTCAGATGCGAGAACTGTCTGTCGTGAGGGAGGACAGCCCAGTCATCGAAGACTTGACAAACAAAGACGATGATGAAATTAAGTCTTCTCCACCACCATCTCCAGTTCAAACAACGTCTTTTGTGGAAACACCCGAGGGGGCTTTAGAAATAGAAGAGGAGCATCAGGAACCGTGGCGTCGTCTATTGCAACCACCAGATTATATCTTGATGCAAAATGACCTCCCGTCAACGTCGTATGGTCTAGTTAGTGGCCGGCAAAGATTTGGCATAACGAAATACTCACACCCAACTCTGTTGAAGAGTTTTGATGCTTCTTCGGACAGTAGTAGCTGCCATTATCATTGGTGTTACCGTCCTCCGATAGGTAGCGCTGGTAGTAATGTATCTGATGATGTGTTCTCAGTGAGCCCACTAGGGGGCGGTGTCAAGATGGTTCAGTTTGACGACTTGTATGCGGATAGTGATAGCGAGACCCTCACAACGACGAAAAAGAAACGCCGAAAGTCGTCATCAAAATCGGAGGACAAACTTGGCTCACGAGATAAGCTTCACAAAGAAAGGGCGAGGAACAGAAAAAACTCCACCAGTTCTGAGACTAAGAGCCGGAAGCATTCAAGTAATTCCGAGACAAGAAGTCGCAAGCACTCGAATAGTTCTGAAAGTCGGGGCAGACTGTACTCGACTAGTTCAGAAACGAAGACTCGTTTGTGTTCGTCCGGGTCTGAATGTGATCAAACCTACCGTGATAAGAAACGAGATATAGGTGGCGCTGTTCTGAGTTCTAGCAGCTCTCCATCGAATAGCGAAAACTGTCTCTATGCAGATGCAAAAATGAAGCGGACAATTAGCGTGAGCTCTGTGACGAGTAAACGAAATAGCTTGGCGATGGACAACAATCAGAACTCTTTGCAAAGAGACGTAAAATATCATGAAGCAAAAAAACTGAAACTGACTTCAAAAAGAGACGAGATTGTTTTAGTTGACACGATGATGGGTAGTGACGATTTGAAACATTTGCAAGAAAGAGAGAAGTCTTCGTCGAAAATAGACGGTGTGATTTTTCTGTATGCGTTTGTCACATTGTTTTGTTTCCCGCTTGGTGTCGCTGCAATTGTTTTGAGGATTTTCTCTCGGAAGCGACGAGAAGATGGAAACTTTGTCAAGTCGGCAAAATATCGTAAAGCAGCAAAGTGGTCTGCGATCGTGGGGATGGCGTTGAGCACGGCCATCGGGTTAGCTGCGTTTATGTATTATGTTGTTGTGCCATTTGTTATCACAATAGTTACATATTTGTACCTGCTGTGA